tttaattaaattatattatttaactgactatattttcatatcaggattttagtatatttaatccgaatttattACACgtggatttaaaaataaaaaaaaatcagaatattCAAATCTTTTTCAAGCATAACCGATCGTGTAatcctttgaaagattcagtaatctaatcaatcgtttttttgacaacaataacttttaagattagagctagaaagggttatgtaatggttcgtgtttatctTGAAATTGAAcacgttaaaattaaaaagagttatatgaaggttgttGTTAAAAAaggatattcaaaattgtatatttataattttatttataacatcattataatttttttaatgaaatattatatgataatgttttgttatgagtgtttttagtatttgaaactgtttaacaatgtaatactaatagactccacatttgtagacttgtagtaccaaaaggagagtaccgaaccaaaaaatataactaaaaccttggactacaaattatacccatgttgacttattatagtatagtatatattacaaaaattcagATATTACTTTGTACTAGTTTAtgacccgtgccaagcacgggattatataaatttttaaaatttattatttaatgaaaatataatatttttttatataagaatttaaattattattgttgagatacaaattttattatgcattaacatattaatatttaattatgtttaatttttatttttagaaaaaaatatccTCTAAATACATGTTATGATATCAAAATGGTATGTTTCATATCATTATGTTGTTTTTGATTCTAAATAGATGTGAAAAAAATTCGACaccaacatatataaattggcCGAGAGGATCTTTAGTACAActtaattttcttaattcataattgttttatacgtctaataaatattataaaagctaATTGAAATTCttgtaaatttaatattgataGATATGTGTCAAATTAATATAGAATTATAAcatgaatttaaaattaatttatttttaattttttttgacaaagtcTTGTAAAGCCCTTTTTAtggctataatcagataatttacaataattttattctcgtTGGAGTTGCGTTTGTCACGACAGTGCTACCACCACCTTTTCGTCTTTATAaaaactagcttatagcccgtgcaaggcacgggagctttttaattatttacaattttttaatatattttaaatggtatgaaaaaatttaatttataaataataaattaaattttcaataaaataaaatttgaaattatgatttatttctAAGTTAGAACTGTTGTAAATACACCATCACAAccattaatggtttcaaataaactattgtaatcaggCCATTCCTTTTATCGTATGTATCAatgccaaaatattaaattctcaatgccaaaatattaaattctttttatcaaattttaatatattttgagtagaATACGTTACGCCAACtcatattagattatatttttaaatttatttatattagaattattataatgtaatttaaatattttcaaaaaaattatatggttctagattaaaattgataaacataatttgttttgaattaagaaaaggaatcataaacatgcaataagaaggtggaatctattttggattaagaaaaagtttatgtattcgttcctcacgtaaatccggcttattaattttaaaatatattataaaaaaattgtggcggtgcgatttatatgattccacAAATAAAACTGGCAGgacatatttattttggattaaaaaatccataaacacgtgaaagacagaatttgttttggattcagaaaaggaattataaacatccAAGTAGCTATTAGTTGTCTTATAGAacataagttaattttgttccaatctgacggtgcttatttgttcaatatacgatccaacagatgataagcttttggaccatatgaccatgcgaccaaattatctcccttacgcttattatatataagtatataatatgtattatatagaaaaattacGTGATCATAATCAAATTCGGATAGTTCGAATTTAGTACTCATATTCTTCCGCCAGAGATGGATTTCGAATATTaatgaaaagtatatatatggatAATATCGATTTGGCTACTAATATcaatataaacttttatttattaatgctGAAACATGACAGGAGTTTTACAGagttgtttcataaattaaattatttgaatttaaagaaattaaaataaataattttattcgtGGTATAACTGTTGCATTACAATATCGTAACCACGGGAGAAGTCTTTTTTTAATAGTATAACATTGAAGTCTTTAATTATAATCCTAATCGATATCAAAGTctcataattataaaatcctaaccaaCATTAAagtctttaattataaaatcataattaatatgaaagtcttttcataataatagaataaaattataaaatcctaaccaatacgaatttttttcatgatagtttaatgattataattattaagtaaaaaaaatttatgattgcAAAATCTTAATAACTATAGAAGTCGTTTTTAATTAGAATATCTTAATcatgaatattataaattccTGACCGATATACGTCTTTTAATGAGAATACAATACTTTTAATAAgaggataataataataataataattaaatataatataagatgatcaaattttggtacttttggtACTGATGTTCCACCGAAACTGGTTTTGCTTATTAATAAAAGTTATTGAAGAGTTTGCTTCGATCACTTTCAAAAGGTGGATAAATCTGTTTTAATTCATTCCTGGAGAAGGCGGCCTTTACTTGTTTTTATGCTTGTGATTTGCGCCATTATTATCCTCTTCAAAGCTTAGATTGATAAAATGAGTTAACGGGCTGATCAGTGATAATAGATAATTAACTGGTCTTGTGCTGCATCTCTATACGAGCGAAAATACTACTGATCTCTGTATGCTGATTTCTAAAGATTGGTTGACATACCGGTGTTGAGTCTGTGGACTGTGGGTATCTATAACTTAGCTTTAGGCATTGCCACATCaatattggggccgtttggccaagcttaaaagaagtgacttcttgtttaaactagagaagtggagcagaagtgagaagtaaataagttaataaaatgtttggaaaagaagcagaagctgtgagagagaagctagcattctcagcttcgcttctacttctttacacaaacgggtagcagaagccagaagtagcttctgcttctcttaaaCAAACAGGGCCATTAACTTTTATCTGAGCAGCATTGTAACAAAATGGACCTTGCTGTTTCTCCATCTTGGTTTAGGTACTGTTTGGCATCGCAGCCGGCCACGACAGTTTTTTACCGAAAAACAGGTGAAAagctgtttggtaaatctaaaaacaaCTGTCGTTTTTAGAAAAAGTCAAATCATGGATAATATGCTAATCTTTTCTATTTAATTAGATGcgaattttttttccaataattgacacatattttaagatgAAAAATTTCGTAATTTGttctttatattaaattttaaataataaatttttatttaaaaaagactaaaaaaaatttataaaattatatcttaacATACGTGTTCAAGCAAAGTAGTATTTATAAAAGCAGAAATATTGCACCCTAAATTTAGGATGGGAAGCAGCTTCCCTCCTTCCTCAACCGTTGAAATTTCGATTTCTAAAGAACTTAGAAGGCGTGTACAACTCGCGTTAAACTCGTCATCCGTGACTTTTTAATTTCTACTCTCTTCGAATACTCCAAATTGTTCGCTACGCCAGCGCGTTTATTCGCATCTACATTAATCTACATAGTCTTCTTgtctatatataacataatctGCAATCATATTATCGATaacaaagtaaaaaaatatGGAATATCGCACTCTAGATGTCAATCTCATTGCTGCAAAAGGCCTAAAGAACGTCAATCTTTTCTCCAAACTCGAAGTCTACGCTGTCGTTACCGTCTTTGGTGGCGATCCTCGAGCGAAACAGAGGACCCCGACGGACAAGATTAATGGCGTCAATCCGACGTGGAACTTTCCGATGAAGTTTACTGTGGACGAAGTGGCGGCGCAGCAAAATCATCTGACTCTTGTCATAACGTTACGTGCCGAACGGGCTCTTGGGGACAAAGATGTTGGGGAAGTGCGTGTGCCCATGAAGGAGATCATGGTGGATAGTAAGGGAGTTCAGTTTGTTAGTTACCAGGTTAGGAAGGCTTCTGGGAAGCCCAAGGGAGAGTTGAGGTTTTCTTATGAGTTTAGCGAGAAAATCGCGGGAGTAAGTCACGTGACTTCCAAGTCGGATGAGCCTGTCACGGCTTATCCGGCTGGGGCTCCGGGTGTCGGGTCGAGTTCGGGTTATCCACCGCAGGCGGGTGCATATGCACCCGCAGGGTATCCGCAGGGTGGTCAACCAGTTGCGGGTTATGGATATCCACCACAACCACAACCAGGTTATGGGTATCCACCGCAACAACCGGGTTATGGATATCCGCCCCCTCCGCAACAGGGGTATGGTTATCCTCCACCACAACCGGGTTATGGGTATCCACCGCAACAAGTGCAGCAGCCAGCTAAAAAGAGTAAGTTTGGAGGTGGTGGATTGGGGTTGGGATTGTTGGGGGGTGCTCTTGGTGGATTGTTGATTGGTGACATGATTTCGGATGGGTTCGATGATGGAGGTGGTGATTTTTGATGGGGTGTAATTAACTTATACGTTTTATATAATCTTTGGCGAGTACCATTTGAAATTATAGTTGATGTTGGATGTCAAGTTTGCATTTGAATAAGATCAGTATCTTGTACTCCTATATGATTTGTGTAATTAATGACTGATCTTTACACTCTAATAAACTGTCTTAAACTATCTTGTTTTAAGTATGTTTTATCACTTCTAGTCATTGGAACTTCGGAGATTCAGCCAAAGTTTTGATTTTAGGAAATGCAGTAATTATGCTGGAACCATGAAACTTTGATATACTGTTACTTTATTGTTGTTAGGCTAAGTGCTGTTGCTtgtaaatatcataatttttttttgatatttgaatgTCATTGACACTAGCAATAACAGAAATGTCAACTGTTTCGTGGTGGCTTAAAATAAATGGGAGACTTGGAACTTTGCAGTTTCGTCAACTGTTTTGATTGGTGATAGTTGGCTACTTGCATATTCCTGATTAACTGCTAAGGGCCAAGTAGTGGAGGAAGTACTTGCATTGCATATATAGCTTCTTGCATGTAAATATGTTAACTCAAACCATAATATAATGCTAATCGGTCCATTAACGATTCTCTGTAATAATGTGTCCATTAGAAATCTTCTTCGAGGTAAGGGAATTCCTGCTCCTGTAGGTTGCTGCAGGTGAAGTTGAGCACTTGCTACATCTATTTTTTGACGGCAGATTTGCTAAGGGATGTTGGCAAAATGTAGGTCTCTCTTATGATGTGTGGCAAACTGAAAATGCATCAGGATGGCTTCTTCATAAGTTGTGCACAGAAATTAAGGAGAACCTGGTGAAGATTGCAGCAGTGCTATCATGAGCTATCTGGTTTGCAAGTAATTAATAAACGCATCTGGGAAAATAAGAGTATGTCCCCTGAGTTTATCATGAGCTGGAGTAAGAAACAAATTTCAGATTGGAGGGAAATTAATAGCAAGAGGGGCAGCCAGCTTAAGTCTCTGAAAAAGCCTGTCGCTCAGCAAGAGAACAAGTGGAAAGCACCTCCCATTGGGACActgaaaatcaaataatcaatgtCGACGCTTCTGTATTTGAAGGTGAAATTTTTTTCTCGGTAGTAGAAAGTGATTCTATGCTTTCTGTTACGGCACTAAACAAAGCAGAGATGAATTGCTTGGAGCTGGGGAACCTCATAAAGCATTGTCGACTCATTCTGAAGCACAGAGTTGGTACTTCGGTTGTTTTTGTTAGGAAGCAAGCAAACAAGGTAGCTCACAAAATGACTAGACTTCCTTGTGCGCTTAATAACTTTGTGATGAGCACGTCTCCTCCCCTGATTATTGGAGACACTGTTAGAAGATATTTCGTTGATCTAATATAGTTCACTCTTTAGTAAAGGCAAAAAAGACGATTCTTAACAAGAATTCAGTACAGGTAAAAGATTACACCAACAACTATTCAGATTCTTGGCAGAAATGTCCTGTACTCCTCCCCTACTGGGCTACTAGCTTCTTATTGGGCTaactccccccccccccaacttCCAATCGAATAAACTGGGCTAGGCTGCATTCAAGCCCATTTAGTGTGTCTTTTGTTCagcatattaaatttaaatggtCCACTCTACTTTCGAAAATGAAAAACATTTCAGAGGCCCACTTTCAAAACATTGCCTACACTAAAATTTGGAGGACTTTTAACATTGGTGCAGGGTGATCATCAACGCACAAATCGCCCGTACCGCACCAAAACGCACCGTAATatgtggtttttgatttttgtgGTGCGATTGCGGTTTCAAATTTTGTCAAATTGCGGTGCGGGTTGcagttttatttttcaatatgcGGTTAAAACTGCACCGTATATGCAGTTTGGTTTGCGGTTTTAGTCAAAAATAGCACCGCCCgtaccgcgatcacccctacaTTGCTACATCAaactaatcaaaatttataagcacctcttctttcttttttttgaagaaaaaatgtagtataaattagtgatgcAGATTCCCGACATAAGAAATTATCGGGGCATTGgggttaacttaaaagaagtgaattttttttggaaaataagCAGAAATTCTGAGAGAAAAATTAGTATTATCAGTTTCTTAAAAGCGTTTCTACTTATTtattcaaacaagtcaagaaaagtagaaaccGAAAGCAGCTCCAGCTTTTGCTAACCACATTATCTTCGCGTTATGCATGGTTTaggaatttaaaattatttgttactTATTTAATTAATGGCATGTATTGGTTTCATCCCGTCATTATCTATAGACATGGAATATCATTAGGAGAAAAAAGGTTAATTTCATAGCCTTTTAGTTGAATGGGAATATGATCCTTAATTCAATTCTATATTTATTCGACTTTTTTTCCCTTAAATCTTTGTAATCGGGTACAAATCAATCATCTTTTACATGATATTAAGCATATTACTAATGATAGATAACCAAATCATTCTCTCTGTTAACATCTTTAATCAAATTTGATCTCTGTTTAGGCCACCAATCCCTCTCAAGCTTTGGAAAGTGAATTCTATTTGGTAACCTGAGAATTATACTTGGAACAAAGTACAAATTCACTTCTTTTTGTACAACCATTGAGATTATTTTGTAGTACATTTTTAGACGGTATTGGAGAACAAATTCTCACACAAACAAAAAGgtgaatatttattaattatattttttaatgattagtGTGTCTTTTACCTAATTACATAGTATTATATTATGGTGCAAATCGCAGTGAGATTCCCCCTGCATCATTGCATCCTGGATTGCCCCCTCTAAATTTACACTTCTCTGAAGAGGCCATGGGGTGTGTTGTCtttaacttaaaaaatattatttattatttataaatggaTAAATTTTTGTCTAAAGAGTGAAAGCCTCtaatatgtataaatttattcatatttataatttattggatacgaaattaagaatataaaattactcataagtcatttatttaccCACAAACTCacttctatttttattattaaaatttaataactcACAAGTCATTGATAAATAAAGAATAttcaaacaaacattttaaatatCCATATCATGACATTAATTtataaatgggacggagggagtacattcgAAAATGTGTGCTGGTACAAAATGGTCTTCAACCTCGGGACCATAAAATGCTCCAATGGAAGAAACATTTTTTTAGAGAGGATGGTATATTGAAGCCCTAAAGGCACACAAATGTATCTGCTCGTTGCAAATGTTGAATGGCAAGTTTTCTCACTAACTTTCATGTTGCTTTCGCCTCCTACATTGCACAATTTTCACTATTTTGTGTCCAACACCAGTTTGCTTTTGCAAATAAAGACGTTCCTGGATTGAATTGCTCGAGGGATAAGATTCAGATTTGTTATTTACAAAGTTCTTAAATAGACTTTTTAACAtcggattttctagtgtgtgcccatgggcacacactaacaaccactttttatTGAGGTGGAGAGCTTTTATTAGCCAAAACCTCATTAATAATCATGACCTCCTGCAAATGCACAAAACACATGACCAGTAAAAACATTCTATCTCaacaaaaagtggttgttaATGTGTGCCAATGGACACACACTAGGACCCTTTTAACATTCTTATGTACTTCGATTTTGTGAAAGTTTAACCTACAACATACAGAAGAGAAATAAGTTAAGCCCATTTTTAGTCAAAACACGTGTAATTCAATATAACTTCTTTTATGCACACTTTatatacacattattttttaattttttgagagaGTGATTTTTAAGGgaaattattcaataaaatcttGATCGAAGTAATCCCTTATTCctgtttaataaaatatatgtcatgttttaaataaattgattaaCATACACTCACAACTAATTTTCTCTCAACTTACGACGTAGATACTAGATATACACGGATACATCTCCTTTTTATGACtgaaaataagtgtttcttccGACATCAAAAAAGAATTTGTAATCTTTGACAGAAGAATATTAATATTGTCCAGCAGTCGTTAGGTAATACAACACTCAAATTGTCATGTTTGTGTGCTCCAGCCTCTAGGAGGTGATCAAATTCCAAAAAAGTACTGAGAGAATCATTTTCTTCTTCCATTCACATTTTGGAATGAGGCAGCTGCCATGTACGTCCTACATTCATGCTCTGAGCATCCTTCTCTTTTccatatttagaattaatattCTATCTTTAAGCTAACTCGCCtctatttttgcaaaaattcttCATGCATCAACTTTCTGGTCAGTGATTCATATTGCAATTTGCAAGATGAATAGCATGAGTGGGATTATGTAACTCATAGTGCATTGCTAGACAATGGTTTgtattctgttttttttttttttggccaaGACGATGGTTTGTATTCTTAAAACGCAGCCAATGAATCTTTTACTGCAAAAAGAAGTTGGTTTTTCCAGCTTTTGTCTAACATTGTTTTTAGCCACAAGCTTCGAATCTCCTTTAGATCGATGATACCCGAATGTGAATAATCTGTATTTTCCTATAACCTATTTTAGACTGCTAGTCACTATTCATGTTCCTGTAGAATTGTGAATGATAGATCTCTATACGTGTCTCTGTACATGCTGTTGCGCAATACAACGTATTTTATTCTACAACGTACACTTGTAATCGGTATTTTCGGGTGAATATATCAATTGAGCAACTTTGTAGACTAAATTCTATACCGAATGGAGTTGAGAAAACTTTTTTGATAATCGAATTCCAAAGTCGCCATATCAAATCAAATTGTATatgaaaacttatgagcttggtGATTGTGCCTGACTGCATAAGTTATTCGTGTATAATAGAAACATGAATTCCAAATTGTTATCGAGTTTCCagttttgataaaataataaaaatatctcTTTTAGGTATCGACAGATTAAGCTCAATATTTCCGAGCTGAATCCATTCATTtacattttttactttttttacttcttttttatttcaagatgaataaaacaatcaaaaatttaTCGGCCCCTCATTATTTCTTTTTGGATTTATCTAGTGCGTGTCCATActccatgagcacatgctaaacactgacttttatatattttggtcattttaatAGGTGTTGTTGGGGTGGTTTTGTGTATACAAGGGTCCATCGTTATTAAGAAATGAGAGCCAGTTAAAATGAGtcaaacttataaattataagtgCTTAACATGTGTTCATGAGCACATCATAAAAAAAACGGTTCTTTTTATAATCATGTTGAGTTTAGAGTTCTTCGACTCGATTCGAAGTCCAGCCGATCGATTGGGACTAGTCATTTTCTTGCTGGTCATTTCTAGAAAGATTGAGCAGTAGTTTCTTTAACTAAAGATTCCTCATATTAGTATTCAAGGGACTTAGTTGGATAAGA
This genomic window from Daucus carota subsp. sativus chromosome 7, DH1 v3.0, whole genome shotgun sequence contains:
- the LOC108193921 gene encoding protein SRC2; its protein translation is MEYRTLDVNLIAAKGLKNVNLFSKLEVYAVVTVFGGDPRAKQRTPTDKINGVNPTWNFPMKFTVDEVAAQQNHLTLVITLRAERALGDKDVGEVRVPMKEIMVDSKGVQFVSYQVRKASGKPKGELRFSYEFSEKIAGVSHVTSKSDEPVTAYPAGAPGVGSSSGYPPQAGAYAPAGYPQGGQPVAGYGYPPQPQPGYGYPPQQPGYGYPPPPQQGYGYPPPQPGYGYPPQQVQQPAKKSKFGGGGLGLGLLGGALGGLLIGDMISDGFDDGGGDF